The following are encoded together in the Osmia lignaria lignaria isolate PbOS001 chromosome 6, iyOsmLign1, whole genome shotgun sequence genome:
- the LOC117601366 gene encoding uncharacterized protein LOC117601366 isoform X1 has product MGACFGRCISKVTDSLSYRFYQRHTSMSFQGDEQVEFMDDKGDADQSRGSKTLLSFLSLNRFKKKHGVPVTLELLEDGGWSKGTNKYARLSSRNDASTSSGLDTPLQILDARTLIKQQACVSSTPGSSLDLEWEHEGMPLPVMDNEKVESTDGSITQTSVNNSQPSSLTASPWSRVSTPNSLEWDPVEADMVCVDLETEQLLTEIERLTDRALKETGEWTNSS; this is encoded by the exons ATGGGGGCCTGTTTCGGCCGCTGCATTTCCAAAGTTACAGATTCCTTGTCATACAG gTTTTATCAGAGGCACACCAGTATGTCTTTCCAAGGAGACGAACAAGTTGAG TTCATGGATGACAAAGGAGATGCAGACCAATCTAGAGGATCAAAAAC CCTGTTATCGTTTCTCTCCTTAAACCGATTCAAG AAAAAACATGGAGTTCCTGTAACATTGGAGTTGTTAGAAGATGGTGGATGGTCAAAGGGTACTAATAAATATGCTAGACTGAGTTCTAGAAACGATGCTTCTACTAG TTCTGGACTGGACACTCCACTTCAAATTCTTGATGCAAGAACGTTAATAAAACAACAAGCATGTGTTTCTTCCACTCCAGGATCCTCGTTAGATTTAGAGTGGGAACACGAGG GGATGCCTCTGCCAGTCATGGATAATGAAAAGGTTGAAAGTACCGACGGTTCTATAACACAAACATCGGTTAACAATAGTCAACCCTCTAGTTTGACAGCATCTCCTTGGTCAAGAGTCTCTACACCAAATAGTTTAGAATGGGATCCGGTCGAAGCGGATATGGTATGTGTTGATTTAGAGACTGAACAGCTTTTAACTGAGATAGAGAGGTTGACGGATAGAGCATTGAAAGAAACAGGTGAATGGACTAATAGCAGTTGA
- the LOC117601366 gene encoding uncharacterized protein LOC117601366 isoform X2, whose protein sequence is MDDKGDADQSRGSKTLLSFLSLNRFKKKHGVPVTLELLEDGGWSKGTNKYARLSSRNDASTSSGLDTPLQILDARTLIKQQACVSSTPGSSLDLEWEHEGMPLPVMDNEKVESTDGSITQTSVNNSQPSSLTASPWSRVSTPNSLEWDPVEADMVCVDLETEQLLTEIERLTDRALKETGEWTNSS, encoded by the exons ATGGATGACAAAGGAGATGCAGACCAATCTAGAGGATCAAAAAC CCTGTTATCGTTTCTCTCCTTAAACCGATTCAAG AAAAAACATGGAGTTCCTGTAACATTGGAGTTGTTAGAAGATGGTGGATGGTCAAAGGGTACTAATAAATATGCTAGACTGAGTTCTAGAAACGATGCTTCTACTAG TTCTGGACTGGACACTCCACTTCAAATTCTTGATGCAAGAACGTTAATAAAACAACAAGCATGTGTTTCTTCCACTCCAGGATCCTCGTTAGATTTAGAGTGGGAACACGAGG GGATGCCTCTGCCAGTCATGGATAATGAAAAGGTTGAAAGTACCGACGGTTCTATAACACAAACATCGGTTAACAATAGTCAACCCTCTAGTTTGACAGCATCTCCTTGGTCAAGAGTCTCTACACCAAATAGTTTAGAATGGGATCCGGTCGAAGCGGATATGGTATGTGTTGATTTAGAGACTGAACAGCTTTTAACTGAGATAGAGAGGTTGACGGATAGAGCATTGAAAGAAACAGGTGAATGGACTAATAGCAGTTGA
- the LOC117601362 gene encoding bis(5'-adenosyl)-triphosphatase enpp4 isoform X2, giving the protein MKYFILSRDQFTFTMNSISTFVLMLIVLLNIKDGLMISQHPKLLVISYDAFRYDYFNRNLTPFMNKLKHEGTYTDYMMNIFVSKTFPNHHTMATGLYAETHGVVDNEYYDPISGNTTKHSYNLYHYNNKVLPIWTANQKHGAQRRSGIMMWPGGIYEYHGITPTFAQNFNETISWEERIDTLVSWFVHPIHPINFGILYIEEPDYHGHIVGINGPEFDNILRKLDNLTKYLHDKIEYHGLHDLNIVHLSDHGMAPVKIDRIIDLTKYINSSDYKFVGTSPGLHIFPNPGKEDIIYQSLKQAATKTMTFRVYKREEIPKKYHYGNNTRVGSIFVIAEVGYAFQNLLDTIEYYKKKFNITVNGDSEFGLHGYDNEAVEMHPFFFAKGPAFMPKCKLEPFNNLDLFPLFCKILDLECPTVNGTLSHLTKCLKKHHQDITIIAYRMIFVATTISMTMVGIIGALVMFYIRKRRLGVKSYRRYYPVDG; this is encoded by the exons atgaaatatttcatccTGTCAAGAGACCAATTTACATTTACCATGAATTCTATAAGCACCTTTGTTTTAATGCTTATTGTATTACTTAATATCAAAGATGGATTAATGATATCGCAACACCCAAAATTGTTGGTAATATCGTATGATGCATTCAG ATatgattattttaatagaaactTGACACCATTTATGAATAAACTGAAACACGAAGGCACATACACAGATTACATGATGAATATTTTTGTCAGTAAAACATTTCCTAATCACCATACAATGGCGACAGGATTGTATGCAGAAACGCACGGAGTTGTAGATAATGAATATTATGATCCAATTTCAGGAAATACCACAAAGCATTCGTATAATCTATATCATTATAATAACAAAGTCCTTCCTATTTGG ACTGCTAATCAAAAACATGGTGCTCAAAGAAGAAGCGGTATAATGATGTGGCCTGGCGGTATTTATGAATATCACGGAATTACTCCGACATTTGCGCAG aattttaatgaaaccaTATCCTGGGAAGAACGAATAGACACTTTAGTATCATGGTTTGTTCATCCTATACATCCAATCAATTTTGGAATATTATACATTGAAGAACCAGATTACCATGGTCACATTGTTGGAATAAATGGCCCTGAATTTGATAACATTCTTAGGAAATTAGACAATCTAACAAAGTATTTGCATGATAAGATAGAGTATCATGGTCTGCATGATCTTAATATTGTTCATTTAAGTGATCATGGAATGGCACCTGTCAAGATAGACAGAATAATAGACTTGacaaaatatattaatagtTCTGATTATAAATTTGTTGGTACTTCACCAGGTTTACATATTTTCCCTAATCCTG GCAAGGAGGATATAATTTATCAGTCATTAAAACAAGCTGCCACGAAAACAATGACGTTCAGGGTttataaaagagaagaaattcCTAAAAAGTATCATTATGGAAACAATACACGCGTTGGTTCTATATTTGTTATTGCTGAAGTTGGATATGCATTTCAAAATCTTCTTGACACTATAGAATATTACaagaagaaatttaatataacag tAAACGGTGACTCAGAATTCGGCCTCCATGGTTATGATAATGAAGCAGTGGAAATGCACCCcttcttttttgcaaaaggtCCCGCGTTTATGCCAAAATGCAAATTAGAACCTTTTAACAATTTAGATTTATTCCCCTTATTTTGTAAGATACTTGATTTAGAATGTCCTACGGTAAACGGTACTTTATCACATCTAACTAAGTGCCTTAAGAAACATCATCAAGATATTACAATTATTGCTTACCGAATGATAT ttGTAGCTACGACTATTTCTATGACAATGGTGGGAATTATAGGAGCACTCGTAATGTTCTACATCAGGAAAAGACGATTAGGAGTGAAAAGTTACAG gaGATATTATCCAGTGGATGGATAA
- the LOC117601362 gene encoding bis(5'-adenosyl)-triphosphatase enpp4 isoform X1 encodes MKYFILSRDQFTFTMNSISTFVLMLIVLLNIKDGLMISQHPKLLVISYDAFRYDYFNRNLTPFMNKLKHEGTYTDYMMNIFVSKTFPNHHTMATGLYAETHGVVDNEYYDPISGNTTKHSYNLYHYNNKVLPIWTANQKHGAQRRSGIMMWPGGIYEYHGITPTFAQNFNETISWEERIDTLVSWFVHPIHPINFGILYIEEPDYHGHIVGINGPEFDNILRKLDNLTKYLHDKIEYHGLHDLNIVHLSDHGMAPVKIDRIIDLTKYINSSDYKFVGTSPGLHIFPNPGKEDIIYQSLKQAATKTMTFRVYKREEIPKKYHYGNNTRVGSIFVIAEVGYAFQNLLDTIEYYKKKFNITVNGDSEFGLHGYDNEAVEMHPFFFAKGPAFMPKCKLEPFNNLDLFPLFCKILDLECPTVNGTLSHLTKCLKKHHQDITIIAYRMIFVATTISMTMVGIIGALVMFYIRKRRLGVKSYRRILEDLEAQYHLDKSRNIENVTCKLNHFPDLFIISSHTKSRHSYANKGSIKYRKSLFQYR; translated from the exons atgaaatatttcatccTGTCAAGAGACCAATTTACATTTACCATGAATTCTATAAGCACCTTTGTTTTAATGCTTATTGTATTACTTAATATCAAAGATGGATTAATGATATCGCAACACCCAAAATTGTTGGTAATATCGTATGATGCATTCAG ATatgattattttaatagaaactTGACACCATTTATGAATAAACTGAAACACGAAGGCACATACACAGATTACATGATGAATATTTTTGTCAGTAAAACATTTCCTAATCACCATACAATGGCGACAGGATTGTATGCAGAAACGCACGGAGTTGTAGATAATGAATATTATGATCCAATTTCAGGAAATACCACAAAGCATTCGTATAATCTATATCATTATAATAACAAAGTCCTTCCTATTTGG ACTGCTAATCAAAAACATGGTGCTCAAAGAAGAAGCGGTATAATGATGTGGCCTGGCGGTATTTATGAATATCACGGAATTACTCCGACATTTGCGCAG aattttaatgaaaccaTATCCTGGGAAGAACGAATAGACACTTTAGTATCATGGTTTGTTCATCCTATACATCCAATCAATTTTGGAATATTATACATTGAAGAACCAGATTACCATGGTCACATTGTTGGAATAAATGGCCCTGAATTTGATAACATTCTTAGGAAATTAGACAATCTAACAAAGTATTTGCATGATAAGATAGAGTATCATGGTCTGCATGATCTTAATATTGTTCATTTAAGTGATCATGGAATGGCACCTGTCAAGATAGACAGAATAATAGACTTGacaaaatatattaatagtTCTGATTATAAATTTGTTGGTACTTCACCAGGTTTACATATTTTCCCTAATCCTG GCAAGGAGGATATAATTTATCAGTCATTAAAACAAGCTGCCACGAAAACAATGACGTTCAGGGTttataaaagagaagaaattcCTAAAAAGTATCATTATGGAAACAATACACGCGTTGGTTCTATATTTGTTATTGCTGAAGTTGGATATGCATTTCAAAATCTTCTTGACACTATAGAATATTACaagaagaaatttaatataacag tAAACGGTGACTCAGAATTCGGCCTCCATGGTTATGATAATGAAGCAGTGGAAATGCACCCcttcttttttgcaaaaggtCCCGCGTTTATGCCAAAATGCAAATTAGAACCTTTTAACAATTTAGATTTATTCCCCTTATTTTGTAAGATACTTGATTTAGAATGTCCTACGGTAAACGGTACTTTATCACATCTAACTAAGTGCCTTAAGAAACATCATCAAGATATTACAATTATTGCTTACCGAATGATAT ttGTAGCTACGACTATTTCTATGACAATGGTGGGAATTATAGGAGCACTCGTAATGTTCTACATCAGGAAAAGACGATTAGGAGTGAAAAGTTACAG AAGAATACTGGAAGATTTGGAAGCACAGTACCATTTGGATAAAAGTCGCAATATTGAAAATGTTACTTGCAA ATTAAACCATTTTccagatttatttataatttcatcccATACGAAGAGTAGACATTCATATGCAAATAAGGGAAGCATTAAATATAGGAAATCTCTTTTTCAGTATAGGTGA
- the LOC117601631 gene encoding venom serine protease Bi-VSP — protein MLVLCLALIAVLHPVMVPVVSAQGRACNTPNGEAGFCVNIKDCQSLLDLLQSRGLLAAGFLKQSLCYFEANNPIVCCPESDTRGSKEIRESQYGPLQPPHCGFNNVSHTRVVGGVPAKLGAWPWIAALGYENKSNPSQPKWLCGGSLISSRHVLTAAHCAVRNDLYAVRIGDLNLKRDDEGAHPVQVGIEQKILHPAYETSSYTNDIAVLRLDQEIQFSEYLYPICLPVGEIFRNNDFVRNFPFVAGWGSLATRGPGSEILMEVQVPVVTNQACKQDYSSFSNAVIDDRVLCAGYARGGKDACQGDSGGPLMLPQKSYFYQIGVVSYGFKCALPGYPGVYTRVTHFLDFIISAMQ, from the exons ATGTTGGTCCTCTGTTTGGCGTTAATTGCAGTACTGCATCCAGTAATGGTTCCCGTAGTGTCTGCTCAAG GTCGAGCGTGCAATACCCCAAATGGTGAAGCTGGCTTCTGCGTCAACATTAAGGACTGTCAGTCACTGCTGGACCTGCTGCAAAGTCGAGGTTTATTAGCCGCTGGTTTCTTGAAACAGAGTCTTTGTTATTTCGAGGCAAATAATCCAATTGTTTGCTGTCCTGAGAGTGATACAAGAGGTAGTAAAGAAATAAGAGAGAGCCAGTACGGACCATTACAACCCCCACACTGTGGCTTCAACAACGTCAGCCATACCAGAGTGGTTGGTGGTGTGCCAGCCAAACTTG GTGCATGGCCTTGGATAGCTGCTTTAGGGTACGAGAATAAATCCAATCCATCGCAACCAAAATGGCTCTGCGGAGGATCTTTGATATCATCCAGACACGTTTTGACTGCTGCTCATTGCGCTGTTCGCAACGATTTATATGCAGTTCGTATCGGAGACTTAAATTTGAAACGAGACGACGAAGGTGCGCATCCTGTTCAAGTGGGAATCGAACAGAAGATACTCCATCCTGCTTATGAAACTTCTTCGTATACGAATGATATTGCTGTGCTTAGGTTGGATCAAGAGATACAATTTTCAG AGTACCTGTATCCAATTTGCCTTCCAGTGGGGGAGATTTTTCGAAACAATGATTTCGTTCGAAATTTTCCTTTCGTTGCTGGGTGGGGATCACTAGCAACAA GAGGACCAGGTAGTGAGATTCTTATGGAGGTACAGGTGCCAGTAGTCACTAATCAAGCATGCAAACAGGATTATTCCTCGTTCTCGAATGCAGTAATCGATGACCGAGTATTATGCGCAGGATATGCTCGTGGTGGAAAGGATGCTTGCCAG GGCGACAGCGGAGGACCCCTGATGTTACCACAAAAATCATACTTCTACCAAATAGGAGTCGTTTCATACGGTTTTAAATGCGCCTTACCCGGATATCCTGGTGTTTACACTAGAGTTACCCATTTCTTGGATTTCATTATCTCTGCGATGCAGTAA
- the Nurf-38 gene encoding inorganic pyrophosphatase Nurf-38 isoform X1, with protein MSLITLHVLRCQGLKKLTIPLRSVATGTFVQSQPCSLLQKQLKRMSYTTVEKGALNSTDYRLYFRNETGPISPMHDIPLYADEANKIMNMVVEIPRWTNAKMEINLKETLNPIKQDVKKGKLRYVANCFPHRGYIWNYGALPQTWENPEVLDESTGCKGDNDPIDVLEIGYRVAKRGEVLKVKVLGTVALIDEGETDWKIIVIDVNDPLADQMNDVSDIEKHYPGLMKATIEWFKIYKIPDGKPENQFAFNGEAKSRDFALHIIDEVHQHWQNLIKREAPAGGIACTNATVAGSPFKITPEDAEEMLEKAPEALEPQPVDPIVDKIYFIPPLQHKL; from the exons ATGTCGTTGATAACGCTACACGTGTTACGTTGCCAAGGTTTGAAAAAGTTGACTATTCCGCTCAGATCAGTAGCGACCGGTACTTTCGTTCAATCGCAACCGTGTTCTTTGCTCCAGAAGCAATTGAAAAGAATGTCGTACACAACGGTGGAAAAGGGTGCATTAAACAGCACTGATTACAGGCTTTATTTCA GAAATGAAACTGGCCCAATTTCACCCATGCATGACATTCCACTTTATGCTGATGAagctaataaaataatgaacatGGTTGTTGAGATACCAAGGTGGACAAATGCAAAGATGGAGATCAATCTCAAAGAGACCTTAAATCCTATTAAACAGGATGTTAAAAAGGGTAAATTGAGATATGTGGCAAATTGTTTCCCTCACCGTGGATACATATGGAATTATGGTGCATTGCCAcag ACATGGGAAAACCCTGAGGTATTGGATGAATCTACTGGATGCAAGGGGGACAATGATCCAATTGATGTCCTTGAAATAGGATATAGG GTTGCAAAAAGAGGCGAAGTTTTGAAGGTAAAAGTTTTGGGCACTGTGGCACTTATAGATGAAg gtgaAACTGACtggaaaataattgttattgatGTTAATGATCCTTTGGCAGATCAAATGAATG ATGTATCAGATATTGAAAAACATTATCCGGGTTTAATGAAAGCTACCATTGAATGgttcaaaatttacaaaataccaGATGGTAAACCAGAAAATCAGTTTGCATTCAATGGAGAAGCAAAGTCAAGAGACTTTGCGTTACATATAATAGATGAAGTCCATCAACATTGGCAAAATCTTATTAAGCGTGAAGCGCCGGCGGGAGGAATCGCATG TACTAATGCAACTGTAGCGGGCAGTCCGTTCAAAATTACTCCAGAGGATGCTGAAGAAATGCTAGAAAAGGCTCCAGAAGCATTAGAACCTCAACCAGTAGATCCAATTG ttgataaaatttattttattccacCACTGCAACATAAATTATAA
- the Nurf-38 gene encoding inorganic pyrophosphatase Nurf-38 isoform X2 produces MSLITLHVLRCQGLKKLTIPLRSVATGTFVQSQPCSLLQKQLKRMSYTTVEKGALNSTDYRLYFRNETGPISPMHDIPLYADEANKIMNMVVEIPRWTNAKMEINLKETLNPIKQDVKKGKLRYVANCFPHRGYIWNYGALPQTWENPEVLDESTGCKGDNDPIDVLEIGYRVAKRGEVLKVKVLGTVALIDEGETDWKIIVIDVNDPLADQMNDVSDIEKHYPGLMKATIEWFKIYKIPDGKPENQFAFNGEAKSRDFALHIIDEVHQHWQNLIKREAPAGGIACTNATVAGSPFKITPEDAEEMLEKAPEALEPQPVDPIVDKWHYVHLK; encoded by the exons ATGTCGTTGATAACGCTACACGTGTTACGTTGCCAAGGTTTGAAAAAGTTGACTATTCCGCTCAGATCAGTAGCGACCGGTACTTTCGTTCAATCGCAACCGTGTTCTTTGCTCCAGAAGCAATTGAAAAGAATGTCGTACACAACGGTGGAAAAGGGTGCATTAAACAGCACTGATTACAGGCTTTATTTCA GAAATGAAACTGGCCCAATTTCACCCATGCATGACATTCCACTTTATGCTGATGAagctaataaaataatgaacatGGTTGTTGAGATACCAAGGTGGACAAATGCAAAGATGGAGATCAATCTCAAAGAGACCTTAAATCCTATTAAACAGGATGTTAAAAAGGGTAAATTGAGATATGTGGCAAATTGTTTCCCTCACCGTGGATACATATGGAATTATGGTGCATTGCCAcag ACATGGGAAAACCCTGAGGTATTGGATGAATCTACTGGATGCAAGGGGGACAATGATCCAATTGATGTCCTTGAAATAGGATATAGG GTTGCAAAAAGAGGCGAAGTTTTGAAGGTAAAAGTTTTGGGCACTGTGGCACTTATAGATGAAg gtgaAACTGACtggaaaataattgttattgatGTTAATGATCCTTTGGCAGATCAAATGAATG ATGTATCAGATATTGAAAAACATTATCCGGGTTTAATGAAAGCTACCATTGAATGgttcaaaatttacaaaataccaGATGGTAAACCAGAAAATCAGTTTGCATTCAATGGAGAAGCAAAGTCAAGAGACTTTGCGTTACATATAATAGATGAAGTCCATCAACATTGGCAAAATCTTATTAAGCGTGAAGCGCCGGCGGGAGGAATCGCATG TACTAATGCAACTGTAGCGGGCAGTCCGTTCAAAATTACTCCAGAGGATGCTGAAGAAATGCTAGAAAAGGCTCCAGAAGCATTAGAACCTCAACCAGTAGATCCAATTG TCGATAAATGGCATTACGTACACCTTAAGTGA
- the LOC117601365 gene encoding ubiquitin-conjugating enzyme E2 J1 — MSFEGKYNAKSPAVKRLMREAQELHEATEEYCAAPLEDNLFEWHFTVQGPPSTDFEGGVYHGRILLPPEYPMKPPNIILLTPNGRFETNKKICLSISGYHPETWQPSWSIRTALLALIAFMPTPGNRTIGSLDYSKEERQKLAKKSLSWQCDTCGKVVDLLSKNSVKKPITEEEQTMLDTIALKADESPTSDTSFTVNTDNILENELRQRNVETTSIENQDRQESDVIVNQQVETMSSSNDLFWSILIASLVSAIILLVLRRLFLV; from the exons ATGTCATTCGAAGGGAAATACAACGCGAAAAGCCCTG CGGTCAAAAGATTAATGAGAGAAGCTCAAGAACTTCATGAAGCTACAGAGGAATATTGCGCTGCTCCTTTAGAAGACAATCTCTTTGAATGGCATTTTACTGTACAAGGGCCACCATCCACAGACTTTGAAGGTGGTGTTTACCACGGTAGAATTTTGTTACCTCCTGAGTATCCTATGAAACCtccaaatattatattattaaca ccAAATGGCCGTTTTGAAACAAACAAAAAGATCTGTCTCAGTATTTCTGGTTATCATCCAGAAACATGGCAGCCTTCCTGGAGTATTAGAACAGCTCTGTTGGCTTTAATTGCTTTTATGCCAACACCAGGAAATAGAACAATTGGTTCTTTGGATTATAGTAAAGAAGAAAGGCAAAAACTTGCAAAAAA ATCTCTGAGTTGGCAGTGTGACACTTGTGGGAAAGTAGTCGATTTGTTATCTAAAAATTCAGTCAAGAAACCCAtcacagaggaagaacaaactATGTTAGACACAATTGCTTTGAAG GCTGATGAGTCACCTACATCAGATACATCATTCACAGTCAATACagataatattttagaaaatgaacTGAGGCAACGTAACGTTGAAACGACTTCTATCGAGAATCAAGATCGACAAGAATCAGATGTTATAGTGAATCAACAAGTAGAAACGATGTCATCTTCTAATGATTTGTTTTGGAGCATTCTAATTGCTTCCTTAGTGTCAGCGATTATTCTGCTTGTTTTGCGACGACTATTTCTCgtttaa